AGGAGCTGAACCTCACCGGCACCAAGCACGGCTGCGAGCTGGGCGAGTGCGGCACGTGCACGGTGCTGGTGGATGGCGTCCCGGTCCTCTCCTGTCTGGCGCTGCCCATCGAGTGTCAGGGCCACGAGATCAAGACCGTGGAGGGCATGGCCCGGGGCGGCCAGCTCCATCCGCTGCAGCAGGCGTTCGCGGAGCTCGGCGCGGCGCAGTGCGGCTACTGCACGCCGGGTATCCTGCTCACCGCGGAGGCCTTGCTGGCGGACAATCCGACGCCGACGCGCGATGAGGTGAAGATCGCGCTGGCCGGCAACCTGTGCCGGTGCACGGGGTACACGAAGATCCTGGACGCAGTGGAGCTGGCCGCCCTGCGGCTGCGCGGACAATCCCCTGGCGAGCCGGGCGAGGTGCAACCGCTCGCCCCGCCGCGGAGTACTCCGGCATGAAGAAGGATCGCTACGCGATCGTCGGGCAGTCGCTCCCCAAGATCGACGCGTGGGCCAAGGTGGTCGGCGAGACCAAGTTCGCCGACGACCTGGTGATGTCGCGCATGGCCCACGGCAAGCTGCTCCGCAGCCCCCACCCGCACGCCCTGATCAAGCGCATCGACACCACGCGCGCCCGCGCGCTGCCCGGCGTCTACGCGGTGATCACCGGGCACGACCTGCCCCGCGTGAAGTTCGGCATCCTCCCGGTGTCGCAGGACGAGGAGGCGCTCTGCGTCGAAAAGGTCCGCATGGTCGGCGATGCGGTCGCCGCGGTGGCCGCGGTGGACGAGCAGACCGCGGAGCGCGCCACCGAGCTGATCGACGTGGAGTACGAGCCGCTGCGCCCGCTGATGTCCATCGAGGACTCGCTGGCGCACCCGGAGGTGCGCATCCACGAGTACGGCGACCGCCCGAACGTGCACAAGGCGGTGGCGCTGCAGTTCGGCGACGTGGAGGCGGCCTTCGCGGCCGCGGACCTGGTGCGGGAAGACGTCTTCTTCTTCGAGGGCAACACGCACCTGCCGATGGAGCAGCACTCGGCGGTGGCGCAGTGGGGCGCCGACGGGAAGCTGGCGCTCTGGTCCTCCACCCAGACCCCGCACTACGTGCATCGCCTGCTCGCCAAGATCCTGGACGTGCCGCAGGCCCATATCCGGGTGATCGCGGCGCCGGTGGGGGGCGGCTTCGGCGGCAAGCTCGACCCGTTCGCCCACGAGATCGCCGCGTGCAAGCTCTCGCAGGTGACCGGGCGGCCGGTGAAGATCACGCTCACGCGCGAGGAAGTGTTCTACGTCCACCGGGGCCGGCACCCGGTGCTGATGTGGATCAAGACCGGCTTCGCCCGCGACGGCGCGATCACCGGGATGCACTTCCGCTCCTGGCTCGACGGCGGCGCCTACGGCTCCTACGGGGTCGCCTCCACCTTCTATACCGGCGCGCTGCAGACCGTGACCTACAAGATCCCGGTCTACAAGTTCGAGGGTGCGCGGGTGTTCACCAACAAGCCGCCGTGCGGACCCAAGCGCGGGCACGGCACGCCGCAGCCGCGCTTCGCGATGGAGTGCCAGATCGACAAGGCGGCCGAGCAGCTCGGCCTGGATCCGGCCGACATGCGTCGCCGCAACCTGGCCGAGCCGTTCACGAAGACGGCCAACCACCTGACCGTGACCACCATCGGCCTCGGCGAGTGCATCGATCGCGTGGTCGAGGCCTCCGGATGGCGGCAGAAGCGCGGCCATCTGCCGGCCGGCAAGGGGATCGGCATCGCGTGCTCGTCGTATCTGACCGGGGCGGGCACCGCGATCTACTGGAACGACATGCCGCACTCCGGCGTGGTGGTGCGCGCCGATCGCAGCGGCCTGGTGGCGGTGCTCTGCGGGGCGACCGACATCGGGCAGGGCTCGGACTCGATCCTCGCGTACCTGGTGGCCGAGGTGCTCGGCATCGAGCCCAAGGACATCCGCGTGCATCCCGC
The sequence above is a segment of the Candidatus Methylomirabilota bacterium genome. Coding sequences within it:
- a CDS encoding molybdopterin cofactor-binding domain-containing protein, with product MKKDRYAIVGQSLPKIDAWAKVVGETKFADDLVMSRMAHGKLLRSPHPHALIKRIDTTRARALPGVYAVITGHDLPRVKFGILPVSQDEEALCVEKVRMVGDAVAAVAAVDEQTAERATELIDVEYEPLRPLMSIEDSLAHPEVRIHEYGDRPNVHKAVALQFGDVEAAFAAADLVREDVFFFEGNTHLPMEQHSAVAQWGADGKLALWSSTQTPHYVHRLLAKILDVPQAHIRVIAAPVGGGFGGKLDPFAHEIAACKLSQVTGRPVKITLTREEVFYVHRGRHPVLMWIKTGFARDGAITGMHFRSWLDGGAYGSYGVASTFYTGALQTVTYKIPVYKFEGARVFTNKPPCGPKRGHGTPQPRFAMECQIDKAAEQLGLDPADMRRRNLAEPFTKTANHLTVTTIGLGECIDRVVEASGWRQKRGHLPAGKGIGIACSSYLTGAGTAIYWNDMPHSGVVVRADRSGLVAVLCGATDIGQGSDSILAYLVAEVLGIEPKDIRVHPADTDLTPVDLGSYSSRVTLMAGNAAIQAAERLREKLFAAVARKLEVTPDRLAAGDRRVFVEDDSERGVTFAEAVVLAESLFGVLAFPGSYAPPKRAGKYKGGGVGPSPCYSYSACVVEVDVDRDTGEVKPTEVWIAHDVGRALNPLLVEGQVEGSIYMGLGEVLMEEQVFRKGVHKIPSLLEYKSPTTLETPEIHTILVETDDPEGPFGAKEAGQGPLLPVIPAVANAVHDAVGVRIDETPITPEKVTKAMEAGRQGKLARVGPERLPVFTFPEPKAVESAFGLPAEGIAVRPFADPPRAETTPHPALSPEGRGGKGEGPEGRGGGGGA
- a CDS encoding (2Fe-2S)-binding protein, yielding MPTLLTLQINGEERDVLAPAHKTLLEVLREELNLTGTKHGCELGECGTCTVLVDGVPVLSCLALPIECQGHEIKTVEGMARGGQLHPLQQAFAELGAAQCGYCTPGILLTAEALLADNPTPTRDEVKIALAGNLCRCTGYTKILDAVELAALRLRGQSPGEPGEVQPLAPPRSTPA